A single region of the Syntrophotaleaceae bacterium genome encodes:
- a CDS encoding Trm112 family protein, translating into MTLSPELLAILVCPKCKGPLLYREVQELLICETCRLAYPIRDGIPVMLIEEAVEIPREE; encoded by the coding sequence ATGACCCTTTCCCCTGAACTTCTGGCGATACTGGTCTGTCCCAAGTGCAAAGGTCCCCTTCTTTACCGGGAGGTGCAGGAACTGCTAATATGTGAAACCTGCCGACTGGCCTATCCGATCCGGGACGGTATTCCGGTGATGTTGATTGAAGAGGCTGTTGAAATCCCTCGGGAGGAGTGA
- a CDS encoding 3-deoxy-D-manno-octulosonic acid transferase produces the protein MYLLYNILLYLVALPLLPLHMLILLLRGKPRQGIGERFGFLPKERFAALQGKKIIWIHAVSVGETRAVVPLLKALKKRFPDYALILSNVTETGSRVAASLAEIDLCFFFPYDFPFSVKQVLRRIKPAMVVVVETEIWPNFLRAAGRQGVPVALVNGRISDRSFPRYRKLQFFLEPILQQFSLLGMQSPLDAERVVAMGAPPERVTVTRNLKFDMQTGGLEEIQPDAIREEFRLARDCRLWVAASTHAGEEEQVLDVFRRLLDGGFDLLLVLVPRHPERCRAVAELLSARRIPFVRRSEIEQTVEPLSGGMVLLVDSIGEVLKFYAVADLVFVGGSLVPVGGHNVLEASLLRKPVLFGPHMHNFKEISRLLIEAGGGISVVDADELHDRAAELLADPEAGRALGLRGYKLLEENRGATDHALKAMEGLLEQR, from the coding sequence GTGTACCTGCTTTATAATATCCTGCTGTATCTGGTGGCATTGCCCCTTCTCCCGCTCCACATGCTCATTCTGCTCCTCAGGGGCAAGCCCCGCCAAGGGATCGGGGAAAGGTTCGGGTTTCTGCCGAAAGAGCGTTTTGCTGCACTGCAGGGAAAAAAGATTATCTGGATCCATGCCGTTTCCGTTGGCGAAACCCGGGCGGTGGTCCCTTTGCTCAAGGCCCTGAAAAAGCGCTTTCCCGACTATGCCCTGATTCTTTCCAATGTCACCGAAACCGGCAGCAGGGTTGCTGCCAGCCTGGCGGAGATCGATCTCTGCTTCTTTTTCCCCTATGATTTTCCCTTTTCGGTAAAACAGGTTCTGCGCCGGATCAAGCCGGCAATGGTCGTGGTCGTGGAGACGGAAATCTGGCCCAATTTTCTGCGTGCCGCCGGTCGTCAGGGGGTCCCGGTGGCGCTCGTCAACGGCCGGATCTCCGACCGTTCCTTTCCCCGCTATCGGAAATTGCAGTTTTTTCTCGAGCCGATTCTGCAGCAGTTCTCCCTGCTGGGCATGCAGTCCCCGCTCGATGCGGAAAGGGTTGTGGCGATGGGGGCTCCGCCGGAACGGGTGACAGTGACCCGGAACCTCAAGTTCGATATGCAGACCGGTGGTCTGGAGGAAATCCAGCCGGATGCCATCAGGGAGGAATTTCGACTTGCCCGGGACTGTCGACTCTGGGTGGCCGCCAGTACCCATGCCGGTGAGGAGGAGCAGGTCCTCGATGTTTTTCGCCGGCTTCTCGACGGCGGGTTCGATCTGCTGCTGGTCCTTGTGCCCCGTCACCCCGAACGGTGTCGGGCTGTGGCGGAACTGCTCTCCGCCCGCAGGATTCCCTTTGTCCGGCGCAGCGAGATCGAACAGACGGTCGAACCCCTCAGCGGCGGCATGGTGCTGCTGGTGGACAGCATCGGCGAGGTTCTGAAATTCTATGCGGTGGCCGACCTGGTCTTTGTCGGCGGCAGCCTGGTTCCCGTGGGTGGGCATAACGTGCTGGAAGCGTCCCTGCTGCGGAAGCCGGTTCTGTTCGGGCCGCACATGCACAATTTCAAGGAGATTTCCCGCCTTCTCATCGAGGCCGGTGGAGGGATTTCCGTGGTTGATGCTGACGAACTGCATGACCGGGCCGCCGAACTGCTTGCCGATCCTGAAGCAGGCCGAGCCTTGGGACTCAGGGGCTATAAACTGCTGGAAGAGAACCGGGGCGCGACCGATCACGCCCTGAAGGCGATGGAAGGACTTTTGGAGCAGCGATGA
- the waaF gene encoding lipopolysaccharide heptosyltransferase II, translating to MKKLDKGKIKKILVRSTNWVGDAVMTTPAMGALRATFSEAEIVVVANPLVAELFRHHPYCDRVIVYDAKGLHQGFGGLWRFSKILRRERFDLAVLLQNAIEAALMAFLAGISRRAGYRTDARGPLLTHSVPIGQAERQLHHTDYYRLMLDRIGVQGGDGRLRLECTAEEMAWADKTLGAGQWIAVNPGAAYGSAKRWFPERFAETADRLVEEYGVNIVLTGGPGEKEIGRDIAAAMSARPLNLIGETTMRQLMAVLASVRLLVTNDSGPMHVGAAFGVPIVAVFGPTDHTTTSPLADNCRIVRKETDCAPCLLRQCPTDHRCMKAIAAGDVLEAARELLGEKP from the coding sequence TTGAAAAAGCTCGATAAGGGAAAAATTAAAAAGATTCTAGTGCGTTCGACCAACTGGGTCGGGGATGCGGTCATGACGACTCCGGCCATGGGGGCGTTGCGCGCCACCTTTTCGGAAGCGGAAATCGTGGTGGTGGCCAATCCTCTGGTTGCCGAACTGTTTCGTCATCACCCCTACTGTGATCGGGTGATCGTTTATGATGCCAAGGGTCTGCATCAGGGGTTTGGCGGTTTATGGCGCTTTTCCAAAATACTGCGCCGTGAAAGATTCGATCTGGCCGTTCTTCTGCAGAACGCCATCGAGGCGGCCCTGATGGCTTTTCTTGCCGGAATCTCACGCCGTGCCGGTTACCGGACCGACGCCCGGGGCCCGTTGCTGACCCACTCCGTGCCGATTGGACAAGCCGAGCGGCAGCTGCATCACACCGACTATTACCGCCTGATGCTGGATCGGATCGGGGTCCAGGGCGGTGACGGACGGTTGCGTCTTGAATGTACCGCAGAAGAAATGGCCTGGGCCGATAAAACGCTTGGCGCCGGACAGTGGATTGCAGTCAATCCCGGTGCCGCCTACGGTTCCGCCAAGCGCTGGTTTCCGGAACGGTTCGCCGAAACAGCCGATCGGCTGGTCGAGGAGTACGGGGTGAACATCGTTCTTACCGGCGGACCGGGAGAGAAGGAAATCGGCCGCGACATTGCCGCAGCCATGTCCGCCCGGCCCCTCAACCTCATCGGCGAAACCACAATGCGGCAGTTGATGGCGGTGCTGGCGTCGGTCCGGCTGCTGGTGACCAATGACTCCGGTCCCATGCATGTCGGGGCCGCCTTCGGCGTACCCATCGTCGCCGTATTCGGTCCCACCGATCACACCACCACAAGTCCACTGGCGGACAATTGCCGCATCGTGCGCAAGGAAACGGATTGCGCCCCCTGCCTGCTCCGGCAATGTCCGACCGATCATCGCTGCATGAAGGCGATTGCCGCCGGGGATGTCCTGGAGGCGGCGCGGGAACTGCTTGGAGAAAAACCGTGA
- the lpxK gene encoding tetraacyldisaccharide 4'-kinase has product MNRLEGFYRRMAVRGPKSALEWALFLPLVPCGVLYGGLVRLRNALYLRGIRARERAAVPVVSVGNLTVGGTGKTPMVDWLIRYFLANDHRVAVISRGYGGKRRTGVQVVCSGQGPVLSAEDCGDEPFLLARRNPRALVLVSPRRKEAVRTAVDTLGAQVILLDDGFQHLAVARDFDIVLLDARRPFGNGHVLPAGLLREPKTGLARGHLFVLTRCPEHLFPSLPVAGTVVRCRHRLEQEAQRIDGGTETLASLAGRKGVAFAGIAEPEGFFRSLREAGLNLAGEIAFGDHCSYGPGELNRLQAACVGADFLVTTEKDGVKLTASQLPLPCFQVPMALEFYEEGVLQSLLRPLLAKEKPL; this is encoded by the coding sequence ATGAACCGGCTGGAGGGTTTCTATCGGCGGATGGCCGTCCGGGGACCGAAAAGCGCCCTGGAATGGGCCCTTTTTCTGCCGCTGGTGCCCTGCGGAGTCCTGTATGGCGGGCTCGTCCGGCTCCGTAACGCCCTCTACCTGCGGGGTATTCGTGCCAGGGAAAGAGCAGCCGTTCCCGTCGTCTCCGTCGGCAACCTGACCGTGGGCGGCACCGGCAAGACCCCCATGGTCGATTGGCTCATCCGCTACTTTCTCGCGAACGACCATCGGGTGGCGGTGATCAGCCGGGGGTACGGGGGGAAAAGGCGGACCGGGGTGCAGGTGGTCTGTTCGGGACAGGGTCCGGTGCTGTCTGCGGAAGACTGCGGGGATGAACCCTTTCTGCTTGCCCGCCGCAATCCCCGGGCCCTGGTCCTGGTCAGCCCCCGAAGGAAAGAAGCAGTCCGCACTGCGGTCGACACGTTGGGCGCCCAGGTGATTCTGCTGGACGACGGCTTTCAGCATCTGGCGGTCGCAAGAGATTTCGACATTGTTCTGCTGGATGCCCGCCGGCCCTTCGGCAACGGGCATGTTCTGCCCGCGGGTCTGCTGCGCGAGCCGAAAACGGGTCTCGCCAGAGGCCATCTGTTTGTCCTGACCCGCTGCCCGGAACACCTGTTTCCAAGCCTCCCCGTCGCCGGCACGGTCGTACGTTGCCGGCACAGACTGGAGCAGGAGGCGCAACGCATCGACGGCGGAACAGAAACGCTTGCTTCCCTTGCCGGCCGAAAAGGCGTCGCTTTTGCCGGGATTGCCGAACCCGAAGGGTTTTTCCGCTCTCTCCGTGAAGCGGGATTGAATCTTGCCGGGGAGATCGCTTTCGGAGATCACTGTTCCTATGGACCCGGGGAACTGAATCGGCTGCAGGCCGCCTGCGTGGGAGCCGATTTTTTGGTTACCACCGAAAAGGACGGTGTGAAGCTCACCGCTTCCCAATTGCCGCTGCCCTGTTTTCAGGTGCCTATGGCTCTGGAATTTTACGAGGAAGGCGTCCTGCAATCCCTTCTTCGGCCGCTGCTAGCTAAGGAGAAGCCATTATGA
- the msbA gene encoding lipid A export permease/ATP-binding protein MsbA encodes MTSSVKGLYRRLYDYSRPYIWRVLLALGGAIMVSGSDVALAKLVKPFVDRILIGNNWSLVNLVPVLVIGLAVIKGSGRYIQEYFIKTAGQLVVQDIRNDLYRHSLSLSMGYYSRSSTGNVMSRILNDVGALQRSAADVLVDGTREGLTMVGLTVVAFMNDWRLALVAFVVLPAAVLPASILGRRIKVNTRRSQSAMGDLTRALQEALAGIKVIKAFGTEKHEEKRFFGENDRFYHFLRKVLKYDSAAAPAVEILASLGVAAVLWYGAHRVLSGAMTEGDLTSFLAAVVMMYTPVKRLTRVSNTIQRSIGAAERVFELMDEKPEIVDSPTARELPRSSGRITFDRVEFAYETDPVLKEFSLDIQPGEVVALVGPSGGGKSTVIGLLNRFYDPQRGRILIDGQDLRSLTLDSLKNNIALVDQETFLFNDTIRNNIRYGRPDAEDREVLEAARQAFADEFIRALPGGYDNVIGDRGLRLSGGQRQRICIARAILRDSPVLLLDEATSALDTESEAMVQKALANLMKNRTTIVVAHRLSTVMHADKIVVLDDGQIREVGRHAELLRRDGLYRRLYEMQFKDESDVADRSL; translated from the coding sequence TTGACCAGCAGCGTCAAGGGCCTTTATCGGCGACTCTATGATTACTCCCGCCCCTACATCTGGCGGGTGCTTCTGGCTTTGGGTGGCGCGATCATGGTGTCGGGGTCCGATGTTGCCCTGGCCAAGCTGGTCAAACCCTTCGTCGACAGGATTCTGATCGGAAACAACTGGTCCCTGGTCAACCTCGTTCCCGTTCTGGTCATCGGCCTTGCGGTGATCAAGGGCAGCGGTCGCTATATTCAGGAATATTTCATCAAGACCGCCGGGCAACTGGTCGTTCAGGATATCCGCAACGATCTTTATCGCCACTCCCTGTCCCTGTCCATGGGCTACTACTCGCGCAGTTCCACCGGCAACGTCATGTCCCGGATTCTCAACGATGTCGGGGCTTTGCAGCGGTCCGCCGCCGACGTCCTGGTCGACGGCACCCGGGAAGGCCTGACCATGGTCGGGCTGACCGTCGTCGCCTTCATGAATGACTGGCGATTGGCGCTGGTGGCGTTCGTCGTGCTTCCGGCGGCCGTACTCCCCGCCTCCATCCTCGGCCGGCGGATCAAGGTCAACACCCGCCGCAGCCAGAGCGCCATGGGGGACCTGACCCGGGCGCTGCAGGAGGCTTTGGCCGGAATCAAGGTGATCAAAGCTTTTGGCACAGAAAAGCATGAGGAAAAGCGGTTTTTCGGGGAGAACGACCGTTTTTACCATTTTCTCCGAAAAGTTCTCAAATACGATTCGGCGGCCGCCCCGGCGGTGGAGATTCTCGCTTCCCTCGGCGTTGCCGCCGTTCTCTGGTACGGCGCCCATCGAGTCCTCTCCGGCGCCATGACCGAGGGCGACCTGACCTCCTTCCTGGCGGCTGTCGTGATGATGTACACCCCGGTCAAGCGGCTGACCCGGGTCAGCAACACCATTCAACGTTCCATCGGCGCCGCCGAGAGGGTTTTTGAGTTGATGGACGAGAAACCCGAAATCGTCGATTCACCCACGGCCAGGGAACTGCCGAGATCCTCCGGCCGGATCACCTTCGACCGTGTCGAGTTCGCTTATGAAACGGATCCGGTGCTGAAGGAGTTTTCCCTCGACATCCAGCCGGGAGAAGTCGTCGCCCTGGTCGGTCCCAGCGGGGGTGGCAAGTCGACGGTCATCGGCCTTCTGAACCGTTTTTACGATCCCCAGAGAGGACGAATTCTGATTGACGGCCAGGATTTGCGCAGCCTGACCCTGGACAGTCTGAAGAACAACATCGCCCTGGTGGACCAGGAGACGTTCCTGTTCAACGACACCATCCGCAACAACATCCGCTATGGGCGCCCCGACGCGGAGGACCGGGAGGTCCTCGAAGCCGCCCGGCAAGCCTTTGCCGATGAATTTATCCGGGCGTTGCCCGGGGGGTATGATAACGTTATCGGTGATCGCGGACTGCGCCTTTCCGGTGGCCAGCGGCAGCGGATCTGCATCGCCCGGGCGATTCTTCGCGACTCTCCGGTTCTGCTGCTGGACGAAGCCACCAGTGCTTTGGATACGGAGAGTGAAGCGATGGTGCAGAAGGCGCTTGCCAATCTGATGAAAAACCGGACCACCATCGTCGTGGCCCATCGTCTGTCCACCGTCATGCATGCCGACAAAATTGTGGTCCTCGATGATGGACAGATTCGCGAAGTTGGCCGGCACGCCGAATTGCTGCGGCGTGACGGTCTGTACCGGCGACTTTACGAGATGCAGTTCAAGGACGAATCGGACGTGGCTGACCGGTCGCTTTGA